One Sodalis praecaptivus DNA segment encodes these proteins:
- a CDS encoding cupin-like domain-containing protein, which translates to MGIDRIPLPTAERFYQQYMCRQRPVVITDLFNGQPLGAVRSKADAINAFGAISLPLQDVYDDAIRINDIREHLASRLPLHYKTGETPDLPAWRDKTVSLKDYFTLIESPHNRHMLRVAFATCHQLQRAFTVPEVCRPRQGESTAVLNQNFIGVKGSFSAIHFDKDGLHAFLYAIFGRKRFIVFPHTAREKLLPFTQFSGWALQNFTERDRQAFLTWTGGEEVILQPGEAIYFPPFAWHFADYLDDCWALNLRFRRKDSITALLNCAFPDSDCQALGVLLLSTTLAPETEQDILTELARLTRRPFRDGRQKTRYIRRRIARLLQDRDGGPGCDRLAWDLERYIPSPLAEYLDWSDARRPRFR; encoded by the coding sequence ATGGGCATTGACAGGATCCCCCTTCCCACCGCGGAACGTTTTTATCAGCAGTATATGTGCCGGCAGCGGCCGGTTGTCATCACCGACCTCTTCAACGGTCAGCCGCTGGGCGCCGTACGCAGCAAGGCTGACGCTATCAATGCCTTTGGCGCTATCTCCCTGCCGCTCCAAGACGTTTATGATGACGCAATCCGGATAAACGATATCCGCGAGCATCTCGCCAGCCGTCTGCCGCTGCATTACAAAACCGGCGAGACCCCTGACTTGCCTGCCTGGCGAGATAAAACGGTTTCTTTAAAGGATTATTTCACCCTGATCGAATCGCCGCATAATCGCCATATGCTCAGGGTGGCATTCGCTACTTGCCATCAGCTGCAGCGCGCTTTTACCGTGCCCGAGGTGTGCCGCCCGCGACAAGGCGAGAGCACGGCGGTCCTGAATCAGAACTTCATTGGCGTGAAAGGGAGTTTTTCCGCCATCCATTTTGATAAAGATGGCCTGCACGCCTTTCTATACGCCATCTTTGGCCGCAAGCGTTTTATTGTGTTCCCTCACACCGCCCGCGAGAAATTGCTGCCCTTCACTCAATTCAGCGGCTGGGCGTTGCAAAACTTCACCGAACGCGACCGCCAGGCTTTTTTGACCTGGACCGGCGGCGAGGAGGTCATCCTTCAGCCGGGGGAGGCGATCTACTTCCCGCCTTTCGCCTGGCACTTCGCCGATTACCTCGACGATTGCTGGGCGTTGAATCTGCGTTTTCGCCGTAAAGATAGCATTACCGCATTGCTTAATTGCGCATTCCCGGACAGCGATTGTCAGGCGCTGGGCGTGCTGTTGCTGTCGACCACGCTGGCGCCGGAGACGGAGCAGGACATCCTCACCGAGCTGGCCCGGCTAACGCGGCGGCCTTTTCGCGACGGAAGGCAAAAAACCCGCTATATCCGTCGGCGCATCGCCCGGTTGTTGCAAGATCGCGACGGCGGGCCGGGCTGCGACCGCCTGGCCTGGGAT